A region from the Geobacter benzoatilyticus genome encodes:
- a CDS encoding phage tail sheath C-terminal domain-containing protein, whose protein sequence is MPTYLHPGVYVEEIPSGSRPIEGVGTSTAAFVGYTTKGPVAEPTLLFKWSDYEEQFGGIRDLGKSATGDPMGFAVYSFFQNGGTAAYIVRAITEGSADTAEGFLVNPDDAAQIIRFAAANPGEWGNELRVRFEAKADAPGFYTLRAGVMDGTEFKERERFNDLTVADDDAPDYIESKVNDASTLINVEMQAISQYLLGVSISQDLAAVADFSVLNDLTMTVNVDGTARTVTFATDEFDATSTLADVAVSIQALVRGAVVANPAVRDFTCAAEGDQLVLTSGTRLSTSSVVVSGPGDATDASTVLLLGLANDGTERTGQQSLNAMLSGIAGQVSLAGGTNGSEPDKDAYDGIFAAFEKVRDISILCLPGQAWDSTTEQSIIDAAVAHAEKMRSRMVIIDPPEGTELRTEKAVNDLGFKPKTYSVVYYPWAKVANPFYNAENNPGVPSTLLVPPSGFAAGMWAKIDGRRGVWKAPAGVETSLLGVAGLQYPVEDGEQDSLNPLGVNCLRKMPGFGPVIWGSRTLATKADPEWRYVPIRRTAIMIEQSIYNGIQWAVFEPNNHNLWASLRANIGSFMDGLFRAGAFQGEKANDAYFVRCGLGDTMTQGDIDRGQVIVIVGFAPLKPAEFVIVRIQQKVAEQ, encoded by the coding sequence ATGCCTACGTATCTTCATCCGGGTGTGTATGTGGAGGAGATCCCGAGCGGCTCCCGACCCATCGAAGGGGTCGGGACATCTACCGCTGCGTTTGTCGGCTATACCACGAAGGGACCGGTGGCCGAACCGACGCTTTTGTTCAAGTGGAGCGACTACGAGGAGCAGTTCGGCGGTATCCGCGATCTGGGAAAATCGGCCACGGGCGACCCCATGGGGTTTGCGGTCTACAGCTTTTTCCAGAATGGGGGGACCGCCGCCTACATCGTGCGGGCCATCACGGAGGGGAGCGCCGACACTGCCGAGGGATTCCTGGTTAATCCCGACGATGCCGCCCAGATCATCCGCTTCGCCGCGGCCAATCCGGGTGAATGGGGTAACGAGTTGCGAGTGAGGTTCGAGGCCAAGGCGGATGCCCCCGGCTTCTACACCCTGCGGGCCGGTGTCATGGACGGGACCGAGTTCAAGGAACGGGAGCGGTTCAACGACCTGACCGTGGCCGACGACGATGCCCCCGACTACATCGAAAGCAAGGTGAATGACGCCTCCACCCTCATCAACGTGGAGATGCAGGCGATCAGCCAGTACCTCCTGGGGGTGAGCATCAGCCAGGATCTTGCGGCCGTGGCCGATTTCAGCGTGCTCAACGACCTGACCATGACCGTCAACGTGGACGGCACCGCCCGTACCGTCACCTTTGCCACCGACGAGTTCGACGCCACGAGCACACTTGCCGACGTGGCCGTGAGCATCCAGGCCCTGGTGCGGGGGGCGGTGGTGGCCAACCCGGCGGTGCGGGACTTCACCTGTGCCGCTGAAGGCGACCAGCTCGTTCTCACCTCCGGTACCCGCCTGAGCACTTCGTCAGTCGTGGTGAGCGGCCCCGGCGATGCCACCGACGCCTCCACCGTTCTTCTCCTGGGACTTGCCAACGACGGTACCGAGCGGACCGGCCAGCAGTCGCTCAATGCCATGCTTTCGGGAATCGCCGGCCAGGTTTCCCTTGCCGGCGGAACCAACGGCAGCGAACCCGACAAAGACGCCTACGACGGCATCTTCGCCGCTTTCGAGAAGGTGCGCGATATCAGTATCCTCTGCCTGCCGGGCCAGGCCTGGGATTCCACCACCGAGCAGTCGATCATCGACGCCGCCGTGGCCCACGCCGAGAAGATGAGAAGCCGAATGGTCATCATCGATCCCCCCGAGGGGACCGAGTTGAGGACCGAGAAAGCGGTCAACGACCTGGGCTTCAAGCCCAAGACCTACTCGGTGGTCTACTATCCCTGGGCCAAGGTGGCCAACCCCTTCTACAATGCCGAGAACAACCCCGGCGTGCCGTCCACCCTCCTTGTGCCCCCCAGCGGCTTCGCGGCCGGCATGTGGGCCAAGATCGACGGCCGCCGCGGCGTCTGGAAGGCCCCGGCAGGCGTCGAGACGTCGCTTCTTGGAGTGGCCGGCCTCCAGTATCCGGTGGAGGACGGGGAGCAGGATTCCCTCAACCCCCTCGGCGTCAACTGTCTCCGGAAGATGCCGGGCTTCGGGCCGGTCATCTGGGGAAGCCGCACCCTGGCCACCAAAGCCGACCCCGAATGGCGCTACGTCCCCATCCGGCGTACCGCCATCATGATCGAGCAGAGCATCTACAACGGCATCCAGTGGGCGGTCTTCGAGCCCAACAACCACAACCTCTGGGCATCGCTGCGGGCCAACATCGGCTCGTTCATGGACGGGCTTTTCCGGGCCGGCGCCTTCCAGGGGGAAAAGGCCAACGACGCCTACTTCGTCCGCTGCGGCCTGGGGGACACCATGACCCAGGGGGACATCGACCGGGGCCAGGTGATCGTCATCGTCGGCTTCGCACCCCTGAAACCGGCCGAGTTCGTCATTGTGCGGATTCAGCAGAAGGTTGCTGAACAATAA
- a CDS encoding GPW/gp25 family protein → MNRLTDPPYMAFPLRIGDHGAATADRRSHVRQQIEQVLFTNPGERVFRPDFGAGLKQLVFEPNSSVLWEITRKRIASSLAEALRGEVDPKSLEVDVRGEGEKLLITVSYALAAIGHGERHEFLV, encoded by the coding sequence ATGAATCGCCTCACCGATCCTCCTTATATGGCCTTTCCGCTCCGCATCGGCGATCACGGGGCCGCCACTGCCGACCGCCGGTCCCACGTGCGGCAGCAGATCGAGCAGGTCCTCTTCACCAACCCGGGGGAGCGGGTATTTCGCCCCGACTTCGGGGCCGGGCTCAAGCAGCTGGTCTTCGAGCCCAACTCTTCGGTCCTGTGGGAGATTACCCGCAAGCGGATTGCCTCGTCCCTGGCTGAGGCCCTCCGGGGAGAGGTGGACCCCAAGAGTCTGGAAGTGGATGTGCGAGGAGAGGGGGAGAAGCTCCTGATAACCGTTTCCTACGCCCTGGCCGCCATCGGCCACGGCGAGCGGCACGAATTCCTGGTGTGA
- a CDS encoding baseplate J/gp47 family protein, protein MSTGTDLTRWNRAGLRRFRYVDGNAVTFLELLREELAERFPHWQEVTNLPATETENERQQRILEQYHSPRRDWAWEIARTLARSSSVLTEHLDAYANEGFLGTATQWDTVRRLVEMIDYHPAPPASASTRLVIDAKEAGTLPEGFAVKHTPADGSAPVVFETLEDIKVDPLLNGLRPAEYNRNQERLGGDLLVLEGEVEDLKTGEPLVLEDEQSGVLRAYLIAGTRLVGGNTEVRVTPRLSHRLRKGYTLIHAKPAEGLAPMGPAAKGAELERVLRFTEEPEGLLPGMVIHIDDGAEELYRRVYSVAGKRLVLDTDMGPLRLDTARAGYPVTITVSAQEERPVDSPSSVIYALRVAGDWSRLADRRVVQETVDATKQKHLPFYRVTAARYHPADSDHPRKGYTILTVSWLKSDHSFPLSNPQTLLVPPVGAGPWRTDTFLEKQDGHLPNSIVTAKPKKTTAGDLAVVVMGQQAAWARLASVSVDLDREEATLTAADGWDDRGGGDFFLTETKVYAHFKEALRTVAWQENLQPVTGSRIPLASVPPALEKGRVLMVERTDDATAAFFTTVAKVEGTTLVLARNLPTGFTRGNTLIAGNVVLSGHGESKGEKVLGSGDATRANQSFVFAETGVSFVADPTQPAGVRAAIDLSVAGRVWEQVGSFASSGPTDHHYTVRMTEAGQLLIAFGDGVRGRRLPTGVNNVRVIFRSGTGLAGNLPAGSPFKPSRPHRLVDKVRQPLPSTGGNDREGVESLRENAPATLLTLERAVSLDDFAWLAMSQSSVWQARAFSRPTGLGRNDKVEVVVVPAGGGALGTLAATLTAFLVAHAVPEVEVTVLPYESRTFALEVLLTVDTAAYNPDVVTAAVKNALQDAFSLRKRKLGQDLFLSEIYQVVEGVTGVEHSVAVINGDRTLRRVAAGDREVLTLGQLVVTVEGEAAAGPSPGEAAEAETPAPKPRLVGRRGVGVIQGVGARYGQLLRGAGIRTVNDLRSIDPGDLATVDIPPVRLWEFRTKAEIVVGLAADRTHLAPLLERTVHDLAEGSTAELARLTGEAPTAVDGLKAKLRLLQIALDEEVFATVTLRELLSELD, encoded by the coding sequence ATGAGCACCGGAACCGACCTCACCCGCTGGAACCGCGCCGGACTGCGCCGCTTCAGATACGTGGACGGCAATGCCGTCACCTTCCTGGAACTGCTCAGGGAGGAGCTTGCCGAGCGCTTCCCCCACTGGCAGGAGGTGACAAACCTTCCCGCCACCGAAACGGAAAACGAGCGCCAGCAGCGGATACTGGAGCAGTATCATTCCCCGCGCCGGGATTGGGCATGGGAAATCGCCCGGACCCTGGCCCGCTCATCCTCCGTCCTGACCGAGCATCTGGACGCCTACGCAAACGAGGGGTTCCTGGGGACCGCCACCCAGTGGGACACGGTGCGGCGGCTCGTGGAGATGATCGACTACCACCCGGCTCCCCCGGCCTCGGCCTCCACCCGGCTAGTGATCGATGCCAAGGAGGCGGGGACCCTCCCCGAGGGGTTTGCCGTGAAGCATACCCCCGCCGACGGCAGCGCCCCGGTGGTTTTCGAGACCCTGGAGGATATCAAGGTCGATCCGCTCCTGAACGGGCTCCGTCCCGCCGAATACAACCGGAACCAGGAGCGGCTCGGCGGGGATCTCCTCGTGCTGGAAGGGGAGGTGGAGGATCTCAAGACCGGCGAGCCCCTGGTTCTGGAGGACGAGCAGAGCGGCGTTCTCCGGGCCTACCTCATTGCGGGGACGCGGCTTGTGGGGGGGAACACCGAGGTGCGGGTCACCCCCCGGCTCTCCCACCGGCTCCGGAAGGGGTACACCCTGATCCACGCCAAGCCGGCCGAGGGGCTTGCTCCCATGGGCCCCGCCGCCAAAGGCGCAGAGCTGGAGCGGGTTCTGCGCTTCACCGAAGAACCGGAGGGGCTTCTCCCCGGCATGGTGATCCATATCGACGACGGGGCCGAGGAGCTCTACCGCCGGGTCTACTCCGTTGCGGGGAAACGGCTCGTTCTCGATACCGACATGGGCCCCCTGCGGCTTGACACGGCCCGGGCCGGCTATCCGGTTACCATTACGGTGAGCGCCCAGGAAGAGCGCCCCGTGGATAGCCCAAGCTCCGTCATCTACGCGCTGCGGGTGGCCGGTGACTGGTCGCGGCTCGCCGACCGGCGGGTCGTCCAGGAGACCGTCGACGCCACGAAGCAGAAGCACCTCCCCTTCTACAGGGTGACGGCGGCCCGCTACCATCCGGCCGACAGCGACCATCCCCGCAAGGGATACACCATCCTGACCGTTTCGTGGCTGAAGAGCGACCATTCCTTCCCCCTCAGCAACCCCCAGACCCTGCTGGTGCCGCCGGTGGGGGCGGGGCCGTGGCGGACCGACACCTTCCTGGAGAAGCAGGATGGGCACCTCCCGAACTCCATCGTCACCGCCAAGCCCAAGAAGACCACGGCCGGCGACCTGGCGGTGGTGGTCATGGGGCAGCAGGCCGCCTGGGCGCGGCTCGCCTCGGTGAGCGTGGACCTGGACCGGGAGGAGGCGACCCTCACGGCGGCCGATGGCTGGGACGACCGGGGGGGCGGCGACTTCTTCCTGACGGAGACGAAGGTCTACGCCCACTTCAAGGAGGCGCTCCGGACCGTGGCGTGGCAGGAGAACCTCCAGCCCGTGACCGGAAGCCGCATTCCCCTGGCGTCGGTGCCGCCGGCCCTGGAGAAGGGGCGCGTCCTCATGGTGGAACGGACCGACGACGCCACGGCCGCCTTCTTCACCACCGTGGCGAAGGTGGAGGGGACCACCCTCGTCCTGGCCCGGAACCTGCCGACCGGCTTCACCCGCGGAAATACCCTCATCGCCGGCAACGTGGTCCTCTCCGGCCACGGCGAGAGCAAGGGTGAGAAGGTCCTGGGGAGCGGCGACGCCACCCGGGCGAACCAGTCCTTCGTCTTCGCCGAGACGGGAGTATCCTTCGTGGCCGACCCGACCCAGCCAGCAGGCGTCAGGGCTGCCATCGACCTCTCCGTGGCCGGCCGGGTCTGGGAGCAGGTGGGGAGCTTCGCCTCCTCGGGCCCCACCGACCACCACTACACGGTGAGGATGACCGAGGCGGGGCAGCTTCTGATAGCCTTCGGCGACGGGGTGAGGGGCCGCCGCCTCCCCACGGGCGTCAACAACGTGCGGGTTATCTTCCGCTCGGGCACCGGCCTTGCCGGCAACCTTCCGGCCGGAAGCCCCTTCAAGCCCTCAAGGCCTCACCGCCTGGTGGACAAGGTGCGCCAGCCCCTCCCCTCCACCGGCGGCAACGACCGGGAAGGGGTGGAGTCCCTGCGGGAGAATGCCCCGGCAACCCTCCTCACCCTGGAGCGGGCCGTCTCACTGGACGACTTCGCCTGGCTCGCCATGTCCCAGAGCAGCGTCTGGCAGGCCCGGGCCTTCAGCCGCCCCACGGGGCTCGGGCGAAACGACAAGGTAGAGGTGGTGGTGGTCCCGGCCGGGGGCGGGGCCTTGGGGACCCTTGCCGCGACCCTCACTGCATTCCTCGTGGCCCATGCCGTGCCCGAGGTGGAGGTGACAGTCCTCCCCTACGAATCCCGCACCTTCGCCCTGGAGGTGCTCCTGACAGTGGATACCGCTGCCTATAACCCCGACGTGGTGACCGCCGCCGTGAAGAACGCCCTTCAGGACGCCTTCTCCCTCCGGAAGCGGAAGCTGGGGCAGGACCTTTTCCTGAGCGAGATCTACCAGGTGGTCGAGGGGGTGACCGGTGTGGAGCATTCGGTGGCGGTCATCAACGGGGACCGGACCCTGCGGCGGGTGGCTGCCGGCGACCGGGAGGTCCTCACCCTGGGGCAACTGGTGGTCACGGTGGAAGGGGAGGCCGCGGCCGGCCCTTCTCCGGGAGAGGCGGCCGAAGCCGAAACGCCGGCACCCAAGCCGCGGCTGGTGGGGCGCCGGGGAGTGGGAGTCATCCAGGGGGTGGGGGCCCGCTACGGCCAGCTCCTGCGGGGAGCCGGCATCCGAACCGTGAACGACCTGCGGAGCATCGACCCCGGTGATCTCGCCACGGTCGACATCCCGCCGGTCCGGTTGTGGGAGTTCAGGACCAAGGCGGAGATCGTCGTGGGGCTCGCGGCGGACCGCACCCACCTCGCGCCGCTCCTGGAACGCACCGTCCACGATCTGGCCGAAGGCTCCACCGCCGAGCTGGCCCGGCTGACCGGCGAGGCTCCCACGGCCGTGGACGGGCTGAAAGCGAAGCTGCGCCTCCTGCAGATTGCCTTGGATGAAGAGGTCTTCGCCACGGTGACCCTGCGGGAGCTTCTGAGCGAGCTGGATTAA
- a CDS encoding phage baseplate assembly protein V → MDDLLLELARQYRNRYYGKYRGFVTDNDDPEQRGRLRLMVPSVLGETPTGWALPSLPFGGLADQGLFMVPEVDAQVWVEFEAGNVNLPIWTGTFWQASGDPPAEAAKSPPTTRVLKTPSGHILQFDDESGAEKFRLAHPAGTDMTVDEKGTVIVADAKGNTLTLDSDAGQIVVEDSNGNTITMSSSGTTIEDSNGNKVEMAASGVTVKGQQVVVDAQTVMLAGQGGEPIIKGQSFLTLFATHVHPSAMGPTGPPIPQGEMSTLSMKVMTS, encoded by the coding sequence ATGGACGACCTGCTCCTGGAACTGGCGCGGCAGTACCGGAACCGCTACTACGGCAAGTACCGGGGATTTGTCACCGACAACGACGACCCGGAACAGCGGGGGCGGCTCCGCCTCATGGTCCCGTCGGTCCTGGGCGAAACACCCACCGGCTGGGCCCTGCCGAGCCTTCCCTTTGGGGGTCTGGCCGATCAGGGGCTATTTATGGTCCCCGAGGTGGATGCCCAGGTCTGGGTGGAGTTCGAGGCGGGGAACGTGAACCTCCCCATCTGGACCGGCACCTTCTGGCAGGCGAGCGGCGACCCGCCGGCGGAGGCGGCCAAGTCTCCTCCCACGACCCGGGTGCTGAAGACCCCGTCGGGGCACATCCTCCAGTTCGATGACGAGTCGGGGGCCGAGAAGTTCCGCCTGGCCCATCCGGCCGGGACCGATATGACCGTGGACGAAAAGGGGACGGTGATCGTGGCCGATGCCAAGGGGAATACCCTGACCCTGGACTCCGACGCCGGCCAGATAGTGGTGGAGGACAGCAACGGCAACACCATCACCATGTCGTCCAGCGGCACCACCATCGAGGACTCCAACGGCAACAAGGTGGAGATGGCCGCTTCGGGAGTAACCGTCAAGGGGCAGCAGGTGGTGGTTGATGCGCAGACGGTGATGCTGGCGGGGCAGGGGGGGGAGCCGATCATCAAGGGGCAGAGCTTCCTCACCCTCTTCGCTACCCATGTCCATCCGAGCGCCATGGGGCCCACCGGGCCACCGATTCCCCAAGGGGAGATGAGTACGCTGTCAATGAAGGTGATGACGTCGTAG
- a CDS encoding phage tail protein: MAAPLFPVNTHRHDPYRTFKFQVVIDGKVVAGLKKMGALKKKTTPVKWRASNDPSHERVMPGGTSYDPVTLEQGLTHDPVFENWANLVNNIQGDAAMSLKNYRKDIIINVLNLQGKVAISYKLYRAWVSDYQALPDLDAGNMNTIGIQTITLQHEGWERDTSVPEPAES, translated from the coding sequence ATGGCTGCACCGCTCTTTCCTGTCAACACCCATCGGCACGATCCCTACCGCACCTTCAAGTTCCAGGTCGTCATCGACGGCAAGGTGGTGGCGGGGTTGAAGAAAATGGGAGCCCTCAAGAAGAAGACGACGCCGGTGAAGTGGCGCGCCTCCAACGACCCGTCCCACGAGCGGGTCATGCCGGGGGGAACCAGTTACGACCCGGTGACCCTGGAGCAGGGGCTTACCCACGACCCGGTCTTCGAGAACTGGGCGAACCTGGTGAACAACATCCAGGGGGATGCCGCCATGTCCCTGAAGAACTACCGCAAGGACATCATCATCAATGTCCTCAATCTTCAGGGGAAGGTGGCGATCTCCTACAAGCTCTACCGGGCCTGGGTCTCCGACTACCAGGCGCTTCCGGACCTGGACGCCGGCAACATGAACACCATCGGCATCCAGACCATCACCCTGCAGCACGAGGGGTGGGAGCGGGATACCAGCGTCCCCGAGCCGGCTGAGTCCTGA
- a CDS encoding DUF4255 domain-containing protein has protein sequence MALPRSSLSQVCRAIADFVSVGLDASANSIQVMIGSPASAAPATTDTSHRVNLFFYRVEPAGFFTGDTPGDPWWVRLHCLVTGFGLDEDKVSAGENDLRLLGEVLRLFHEAPVQSALTVDDETFRLQVLFHPLGADELNHIWSTQGDVSYRPSVAYEMALAPVLPSERRHESPLVGRIGSEIRSVPAARTAPFAGAAAAPPVPRTMVDTSSPDWAPVISFVLDDGTCARSLLFAHGSQELEDFAPHVWVAGEPDAPVTLVWQRWTSSGGWENVADTTDTTATDFVLDPDAAADAETVEVALPEELVADGGQAVLYAQRSFVRGSDGVTITVRSNPLLVTVHGGA, from the coding sequence ATGGCCCTTCCGCGCTCATCACTATCCCAGGTCTGTCGGGCCATCGCCGACTTCGTCAGCGTGGGGCTCGACGCCAGCGCCAATTCGATCCAGGTGATGATCGGCTCCCCGGCCAGCGCCGCGCCGGCAACCACCGACACGTCCCACCGGGTGAACCTCTTCTTCTACCGGGTGGAGCCGGCCGGATTCTTTACGGGGGACACCCCCGGCGATCCGTGGTGGGTGCGGCTCCATTGTCTCGTCACCGGCTTCGGTCTCGACGAGGATAAGGTGAGTGCCGGTGAGAACGACCTCCGCCTCCTGGGGGAGGTGTTGCGGCTCTTCCACGAAGCGCCGGTGCAGTCGGCCCTCACGGTGGATGACGAAACGTTCCGGCTCCAGGTGCTCTTTCATCCCCTGGGAGCCGACGAGCTGAATCACATCTGGTCGACCCAGGGGGACGTGAGCTACCGCCCCTCCGTCGCCTACGAGATGGCCCTGGCGCCGGTGCTCCCCTCGGAGCGCCGCCACGAAAGCCCCCTGGTGGGAAGGATCGGTTCCGAAATCCGGTCCGTGCCCGCCGCCCGCACCGCTCCCTTTGCCGGGGCTGCCGCCGCGCCGCCGGTACCCCGCACGATGGTGGACACTTCGAGCCCCGACTGGGCCCCGGTCATCAGTTTCGTGCTCGATGACGGGACGTGCGCCCGGAGTCTCCTCTTCGCCCATGGGAGCCAGGAGCTGGAGGATTTCGCCCCCCACGTCTGGGTGGCCGGAGAGCCGGATGCTCCGGTTACCCTCGTCTGGCAGCGGTGGACGAGCAGCGGCGGCTGGGAGAATGTGGCCGACACGACAGATACTACGGCCACGGACTTTGTGCTCGATCCCGACGCTGCCGCCGACGCGGAGACAGTTGAGGTGGCTCTTCCCGAAGAGCTGGTTGCCGACGGGGGGCAGGCGGTCCTCTACGCACAGCGGAGCTTTGTACGGGGATCGGACGGGGTGACAATAACGGTGCGGAGCAATCCCCTGCTTGTCACCGTCCACGGAGGGGCGTGA
- a CDS encoding LysM peptidoglycan-binding domain-containing protein gives MFQKGSRYEKTEKFAPSADGTMVFAGIRPRTIGAATGVVEHVVKAGDRLDLLARHYYNDDRLWWRIVDANPDFLYGGDMVLEEMEGRVILIPKAKE, from the coding sequence ATGTTCCAGAAGGGGAGCCGCTACGAGAAAACCGAGAAGTTTGCGCCGTCCGCCGACGGGACCATGGTCTTTGCCGGAATTCGCCCCCGGACAATAGGCGCCGCCACCGGGGTCGTGGAACACGTGGTGAAGGCCGGCGACCGCCTGGACCTCCTGGCGCGCCACTACTACAACGACGACCGCCTCTGGTGGCGGATCGTCGACGCCAACCCCGACTTCCTCTATGGCGGCGACATGGTGCTGGAGGAGATGGAGGGGAGGGTGATTCTGATACCGAAGGCGAAGGAATAA
- a CDS encoding phage late control D family protein, translating into MILDFLTSKRREPAECIIRVGSAGLEITDLYPFLTEVTVDAGRAEPTVATITFESRRDEQGRWLVQDDGRLAPWEPIVIEAAFGSSTEEVMRGYIREVRAEYPEDAGSARVIVECRDDSLALDREHVREVWGGDAPTTDMVIVPTILAKYGLAPDPANGSGQTGLVINQDGTDIEFLRNRAEANGYDLIFREGMAYFGPMRLDAEPQATIMVYAGEDTSAYRFSVKDDGHQADRVAFDRAETAGSGTVSETVDPDLPLLGNDAATGAGSGLPDFAWRMGRQGEMSEDEWRARAQRRANDLSLRVKGEGELDGSLYGHVLRVGEPVGVDGVGERYGGIWFVDTVRHRFSTEGYRQSFNLLRNAYGDNLGSGAGGVLAGVLGG; encoded by the coding sequence ATGATTCTCGATTTTCTGACATCAAAACGCCGCGAGCCGGCCGAGTGCATCATCCGCGTGGGGAGCGCGGGGCTGGAGATTACTGATCTCTACCCGTTTCTCACGGAGGTGACGGTGGATGCCGGCCGGGCCGAGCCGACGGTGGCGACCATCACCTTCGAGAGCCGCCGTGACGAGCAGGGGCGGTGGCTTGTCCAGGATGACGGACGCCTCGCCCCCTGGGAGCCCATCGTCATCGAGGCTGCCTTTGGCTCCTCCACCGAGGAGGTGATGCGGGGGTACATCCGGGAGGTGCGGGCCGAATACCCGGAGGATGCCGGGAGCGCCCGGGTGATCGTGGAGTGCCGGGACGACTCTCTGGCCCTGGACCGGGAGCATGTGCGGGAGGTCTGGGGAGGGGACGCCCCCACGACCGATATGGTGATCGTCCCGACTATCCTCGCCAAGTACGGCCTCGCCCCGGACCCGGCCAACGGCAGCGGCCAGACGGGGCTCGTCATCAATCAGGACGGAACCGATATCGAATTCCTGCGGAACCGGGCCGAGGCCAACGGCTACGATCTCATCTTCCGGGAAGGGATGGCCTACTTCGGCCCAATGCGCCTCGATGCGGAGCCCCAGGCGACCATCATGGTCTACGCCGGGGAGGATACCAGCGCCTACCGTTTCTCGGTCAAAGACGACGGCCACCAGGCCGACCGGGTCGCCTTCGACCGGGCCGAGACCGCCGGGAGCGGCACCGTCTCGGAGACGGTTGACCCGGACCTGCCGCTCCTGGGAAACGATGCGGCCACGGGGGCCGGCAGCGGCCTCCCCGACTTCGCCTGGCGCATGGGCCGCCAGGGGGAGATGAGCGAAGACGAGTGGCGGGCCCGGGCACAGCGCCGGGCCAACGACCTCTCACTCCGGGTGAAGGGGGAGGGGGAGCTGGACGGCTCCCTCTACGGCCATGTGCTCCGGGTGGGGGAGCCGGTGGGGGTGGACGGCGTGGGGGAGCGGTACGGCGGCATCTGGTTTGTGGATACGGTTCGGCACCGGTTCAGCACCGAGGGGTACCGCCAGAGCTTCAACCTTCTGCGCAACGCCTACGGCGACAACCTGGGAAGCGGCGCCGGCGGCGTGCTTGCCGGCGTGTTGGGGGGATAG
- a CDS encoding ATP-binding protein yields MEAAARTMEEDTFAPEWERIGLLAHILAGSRQGREASTGELERLRTLQQQVEASRRQEGGWHAVAPAGLSPIEFDVLACVVAPEAEPRLGWLFQTLQPGAPTPYPTPALLQELLSMAPEETPLLYGALTESSPLRISGLIEVEGGDPFQPVKPVPGVTARLLGRPAVTGDLPGAVLVKTPARWDDLVLPPDRVAMLREFLLWITHKATVVGEWGGGDCGGPVGLFAGPSGTGKTFAAAVLAAELGWPLYRVDLGRLVSKYIGETEKNLNRLFDAAHGQPMILQFDEADSLFSKRGEVREARDRYANMEVSHLLARIESHQGPVILTTNLRKHLDPAFARRFQVVVDFPRPDAEARTRLWQRLLPPRAPREPGVDPAFLGAAVNLTGGSIRNAALHAAYLAAGAGKPLGLGHVALAVWRELGKDGRELSPTDLGPLAPFLPKEVPC; encoded by the coding sequence ATGGAAGCCGCCGCCCGGACCATGGAAGAGGATACCTTTGCCCCGGAGTGGGAGCGGATCGGCCTCCTGGCCCATATCCTGGCCGGGTCGCGCCAGGGGCGGGAGGCATCCACGGGTGAGCTGGAGCGGCTCCGAACCCTCCAGCAGCAGGTAGAGGCGTCCCGACGGCAGGAGGGGGGCTGGCATGCCGTGGCGCCGGCGGGGCTCTCTCCCATCGAGTTCGATGTCCTTGCCTGCGTAGTGGCCCCCGAGGCGGAACCCCGGTTGGGGTGGCTCTTTCAGACCCTTCAGCCCGGAGCGCCGACCCCCTATCCGACGCCGGCGCTCCTCCAGGAGCTTCTGTCCATGGCTCCGGAGGAAACGCCGCTCCTCTACGGCGCCCTCACCGAGTCATCCCCCTTGCGGATCAGCGGACTCATCGAGGTGGAGGGGGGTGATCCGTTCCAGCCGGTGAAACCGGTACCCGGCGTAACGGCGCGGCTCCTGGGGCGTCCGGCCGTCACCGGCGATCTCCCCGGGGCGGTGCTGGTGAAAACCCCGGCCCGGTGGGACGATCTGGTGCTTCCCCCGGACCGGGTTGCCATGCTCCGGGAGTTTCTCCTCTGGATCACCCACAAGGCCACGGTGGTGGGGGAGTGGGGGGGTGGCGACTGCGGCGGGCCCGTGGGGCTCTTCGCCGGGCCGTCGGGGACGGGCAAGACCTTTGCCGCCGCGGTTCTGGCCGCGGAGTTGGGATGGCCCCTCTACCGGGTGGACTTGGGGCGGTTGGTGAGCAAGTACATCGGCGAGACGGAAAAGAACCTGAACCGCCTCTTTGACGCGGCCCACGGCCAACCAATGATCCTCCAGTTCGACGAGGCCGACAGCCTCTTCAGCAAGCGGGGCGAGGTGCGGGAGGCCCGGGACCGCTACGCCAATATGGAGGTGAGCCACCTCCTGGCCCGCATCGAGTCCCATCAGGGGCCGGTGATCCTCACCACCAACCTCCGCAAGCACCTGGACCCGGCCTTTGCCCGCCGCTTCCAGGTGGTGGTGGACTTTCCCCGCCCCGATGCCGAGGCCCGCACGCGGCTCTGGCAGCGGCTCCTCCCCCCCCGTGCGCCCCGGGAGCCGGGGGTGGACCCCGCCTTCCTCGGCGCCGCCGTGAACCTGACCGGCGGGAGCATCCGCAACGCCGCTCTCCACGCCGCCTACCTGGCCGCAGGCGCCGGCAAGCCCCTCGGCCTCGGCCACGTGGCCCTGGCGGTCTGGCGGGAGCTGGGGAAGGACGGCCGGGAACTCTCCCCCACCGATCTGGGGCCCCTGGCCCCCTTCCTCCCCAAGGAGGTCCCATGCTGA